AGGACATTCAATGGAAGATGTAACCCAACAATTAGTGACTGCTTTTGAAAAGTACTTTGCTTAAGTTAGGAGGCTCTAGTCATGAATTCTGCTGAGATGATTCATCTAACTGAAGAGTATGGTGCACACAACTACCATCCACTACCTGTCGTAGTCGCAAAAGCGCAAGGCATTTGGATCTACGATGAAGAAGGAAAAAAATACATGGATATGCTTAGTGCGTACTCTGCTGTCAATCAGGGGCACAGGCATCCACGTATTATTCAAGCACTAAAAGATCAAGCAGACAAAGTGACGTTAACTTCACGCGCATTTCACAATAACCAACTCGGACCTTTTTATCAAAAAGTAGCAGAGATGACACACAAGCACATGGTTCTACCCATGAATACTGGTGCTGAAGCTGTTGAAACGGCTGTCAAGGCAGTACGTCGCTATGCATACGATGTAAAAAAAGTGACTCCTGATAAAGCTGAGATTATTGTATGTGAAGGTAACTTTCATGGTCGTACCATGGCTGCAGTCTCGATGTCGTCTAATGAAGAATACAAGCGCGGATTTGGCCCTATGCTCCCTGGATTTAAGATCATACCTTACGGAGATCTAGACGCATTGCGTCAAGCAATTACTCCTCACACTGCTGCTTTTATTGTCGAGCCTATTCAAGGTGAGGCAGGTATCATCATGCCAAAAGAAGGATTCCTTAAAGCTGCGTATGACATTTGCAAGGAAAACGCCGTTTTATTTGTGGCTGATGAAATTCAAACTGGTTTCGGGCGGACAGGGAAGCTATTCGCTTGCGATTGGGAACATGTTATCCCGGATATATACATCTTAGGTAAAGCTCTTGGTGGTGGCGTCATGCCCATCTCAGCTGTCGCAGCGGACCGTGATATTCTTGGAGTTTTTGAACCTGGATCACACGGATCGACTTTTGGCGGTAATCCGCTCGCATGTGCATGCTCAATTGCAGCACTCGATGTGATTGTTGACGAGCATCTTGCAGAGCGATCTCTTGAACTTGGAACCTATTTCATGGAGCAATTGCGAGACATTAAAAATCCAATCATCAAAGAAATTCGAGGTAAGGGACTCTTT
The genomic region above belongs to Sulfoacidibacillus ferrooxidans and contains:
- a CDS encoding ornithine--oxo-acid transaminase encodes the protein MNSAEMIHLTEEYGAHNYHPLPVVVAKAQGIWIYDEEGKKYMDMLSAYSAVNQGHRHPRIIQALKDQADKVTLTSRAFHNNQLGPFYQKVAEMTHKHMVLPMNTGAEAVETAVKAVRRYAYDVKKVTPDKAEIIVCEGNFHGRTMAAVSMSSNEEYKRGFGPMLPGFKIIPYGDLDALRQAITPHTAAFIVEPIQGEAGIIMPKEGFLKAAYDICKENAVLFVADEIQTGFGRTGKLFACDWEHVIPDIYILGKALGGGVMPISAVAADRDILGVFEPGSHGSTFGGNPLACACSIAALDVIVDEHLAERSLELGTYFMEQLRDIKNPIIKEIRGKGLFVGMELTTEARPYCEALMNQGLLCKETHENVIRFAPPLIITKEELDLAVTSIRNVMEAPVHA